The genomic region TGATGCTCATCTCCTCCAGCGGGTTGGTGGGCCAGCCATAGGGCGGATCATAGGGCATCAGCGCCGATGCCTCGCGGATCGCGCGGGGCCCAAAGCGCGTACCGGTGCGATGCGTCACGGCCTGATCGAACGGCACCCCGGTGATCGCCAGATCAACCCCGGCCAGATCCTTGGTATAGGTCCGCCGCAGAAAACTCGTCGCCCCCCCGAACGCGTTTTCAAAGGCATAACCGCGCAGCCCCTTGCGGGTGAAGGCGGTATCGACTTCGCTTTTGGCATCTTCCAGGGCCATCCGGGCCTCCCTCGCAGGCGCTATCGTTCAGGGACCGGAGACCGCGCAAATCCGTCAGGTGGCAGGTGTAAGGACCCGCCCGCCCAAGTCAAGCCAACGCGTGTCAAGCCAAGGCTCGTCAAGCCACGGCGTGTCAAGCCAAGGCTCAGCCCAGCTTGAACCCTTCGCGCACCAACTCGTCCGTGACCTGCCGGATCGCGCGCTCCAGCACCTCGGCCACGAAATCCGCCTGCGCTTCAGTGATGACCAATGGCGGCGACATCACGTTCAGATGCCCCATCGGGCGCACCATCAAGCCCATCGCCTCGGCCGCGTTCGAGATGCGCTTGCTTTCGTTCGCCTCATCGGGAAGCACGGCCTTGGTCTCCTTGTCGGCCACGTTTTCCACGCAGACCATCAGCTTCTTGCCACGCACATCCCCGACCAGCGGCATCGCCGCCAACTCCTTCATCCGCGCCTCGAAATAGGCCCCGACCTTGGTTGCGTTGCCAAGAAGGTCCTCACGCTCCATGATCTCGATGTTCTTCAGCGCCACCGCCGACGCCACGGGATGCCCGGCATAGGTATAGCCACTGCTGAACCAGCGCGCCCCGCCCTCGGCCATCACGTCCCAGATCCGGTCGGAAAACAGCACCGCCCCCATCGGCACATAGCCCGAGGTCAGCCCCTTGGCGGTGCAGATGATGTCAGGCTGCACGCCGAATTCATCCCATGAGGCGAACCAGTGGCCCAGCCGCCCGAAGGAGGTCACCACCTCGTCGGCGATGAACAGGATGTCGTGGCGTTGGCACACCTCCCACATCCGCTTCAGATAACCCTCTGGCGGGACGATCACCCCGCCGCTGGCCTGAATCGGCTCGGCGATGAAACCGCCGATCCGGTCGGCGCCCACCTTGGCGATCAGCGCCTCGAACTCGGCGATCAACCAGTCGCAAAAGGCCGCCTCGGTCATCTTGGCCGGGCGGCGATAGGGGTTCGGCACCGACAAGTGCCAGATCCCGTCGGTCTTGTAGCGAAACTCCTCCACCCGGTCGCCCGGACGCTTGCCGATGGATTGCGACAGGTAGGTCGACCCGTGGTAGGAATGATCCCGCGCCACAATGCCCTGCTTCTTCGGGCGGCCCATCGCGTGCTGGTAAAAGCCCACCATCCGCGCGGCGCTGTCCACCGCTGTCGATCCGCCCGTGGTGAAGTGCACGCGGTTCAGATCGCCCGGTGTCAGTTCGGCCAGCTTCGCCGCCAGCCGGGCCGACGGTTCGTTGGTCATGTCCACGAAGGTGTTGGAAAACGCCAGCCGTTCGGCCTGATCCGCCATCGCCAGCGCCATCTCGCGCCGACCAAGGCCGATGTTGGTGCACCAAAGCCCACCGACCGAGTCAAAGTAACGGCGACCGTCGGCATCCCAAAGCCAGCAGCCTTCGCCCTTGGAGATGACCAGCGCACCCTCCCGCTCGAACGTGCCGAACTGGGTCCAGGGATGCAAAGCATGCTCCCGGTCCATCGCCCACAGGTCTGCGGGCGAGGGTGTGTTCAAGGCAAGCACTGACGGCATTGGTTACTCCAACTTTACCCATGCAAAGTTAGCAGTTTGACAATCCGTTTCCACCCCGACTTCACCCAATGGGGTGCCGCTACAGGTTGGGGTCAGGCAAGATGTGGTGGCAACGTGTAGATTACCCGCGAAATCGGCTGGGCGTTGAGATTGAAAACGATTCGTCTCCGATCCAGAGACAAACCCCGCCAGAGCCAATTCAGTACAAGCGCTGCTTCGCCCGGGCGATCTGGAACCCATGGCCTTCGGCGTTCGAACAGGTCATTCCCGTCTCCGCCGAGACGCAGGAAATGCCGCCCAGCGACACCGCCTCGCCATAGCCAAGCACCGGGTTGTCCGGGTCCGCGACCGCATCGCCAACGCAGGCCAGATAGCCCTTGCCCCGCTTGTCCAGCCCGAACGCGCTGCCCCAGTCAAGCTCACACCCGACCGGAGCGCGGGTGTACGTCGGCACCAGATTCATCAGATCGCAGCGTACCGACGCCTGCCCATCCCACTGATACAGCCCGCAATGGATGTTGCCGGTCGGCGATTGAAAGGTCAGATACTCATCCGCCGCCGCCGGGCCGGCCATAACCACCAGAAGAACGCCCCATAACCGCATGATAAACCCCGCTGAAATCACCCCACGGGTTGTGCCCGCTCAACCAGCCTTGCAAAGAAACTCGCCCCGACCGGGGCTGCCTCGTCATTGAAATCATAGGCTGCATGATGAAGCCCCGCCCCGGGCCCGGTGCCCAGGAACAAATATGCGCCCGGTCGCGCCTCCAGCATATAGGAAAAATCCTCCGACCCCATCTCGCGGTTGGCGCGGGCATCCACCGCGTCCGGCCCCACCACATCGCGCGCGACAGCGGCGGCGAAATCCGTTTCATCCTCATGGTTGATCGTGGCCGGATAGCCCCAGTCATAATCCACCCGCGCCGTCACGCCATAGGCTGTGGCATGGCCCTCCACGATCTCGTGAAACCGCTTTTTCAGCAGCGCCCGCACATCCGGCTTGAAGCAGCGGATCGTGGCGCAGAACATCGCCTCCTCCGGAATGATGTTGCTGGCCGTGCCCGTGTGGATCTGCGTGACCGAAATCACCGCCTCTTCCAGCGCATAGACGTTGCGCGGGATGATGGTCTGGATCGCCTGCACCATGCCCACCACCGCGACCACCGGGTCGACACATTCATGCGGCGTGGCCCCATGCCCGCCCTTGCCGGTGATATAGACAAAAGCCGTATCGACCGATGCCATCAAGGGCCCGGGAGTCGTGGTGAAATGCCCAAACGCCACGTTCGGCGCATTGTGGATGCCGTAGACCTGCCCGATGCCGAACCGGTCCATGATCCCCTCCTGCACCATGACCTGACCGCCACCGCCATCCTCCTCCGCCGGCTGGAAGATCAGCGCCACGGTGCCCGCAAAATTCCGCGTCTCCGCCAGATATTTCGCCGCCCCCAGCAGCATCGTGACATGCCCGTCATGTCCGCAGGCATGCATCTTGCCCTTCACCGTGCTGGCATGCGGCGCCCCGGTCATCTCCTCGATCGGCAGCGCGTCCATATCGGCGCGCAGGCCGATGGTCGGACCGTCGCCCTGCCCCTTGATCAGCGCCACGATCCCGGTCTTGGCAATGCCCGTGTGGATCTCGTCCACCCCGATCTCGCGCAGCCGGTCCGCGATGAAGGCCGCCGTCTCATGGCAGTCAAACGCCAGCTCCGGGTGCATGTGCAGATGCCGCCGCCAGCCCTTCATCTCCTCGGCGTATGAGGCAATTCGGTTCAGAACGGGCATGGCTTTCATCCTCTGTCGCAAACTTGTGCATGAAATTTGATCAGACCGCAAAACGCCGCCGCCCGCAATCGCCGAAACGATTGCCCGCGCCCGGGGCTGGCCATCGCCCCGCCTTGGCCGCTAGGGTGCGCCATCCCAAACCAGCCGGGGCCGCATGACCAACGACAACACCCCCCTCCGCGATGACGGCATCGACCGTCTGCTCTCCATCATGGCCCGCTTGCGCGACCCCGCCACAGGCTGCCCCTGGGATATCCAGCAAACCTTCGCCACCATCGCCCCCTATACGCTTGAGGAAGCCTATGAGGTGGCCGACGCGATCAACCGGCAGGACTGGGACGACCTGCGCCTCGAACTTGGCGACCTGTTGTTCCAGACCGTCTACCACGCGCAAATGGCCGCCGAGGCTGGGCATTTCACGTTTGCCGATGTCGTCGCTGCCATTTCTGACAAGATGGTCGCCCGCCACCCGCATGTGTTCGGCACCGAGTCGCGCGACAAGACCGCCGACCAGCAAACCCGCGACTGGGAGGCGCAGAAGGCCCGCGAACGGGGGGCCGCCCGCACCCTCGATGGCATCGCCCTCGCGCTGCCTGCGCTCACCCGCGCGGTCAAGCTGCAGAATCGGGCCGCCCGTGTCGGCTTTGACTGGCCGACGACCGGCGAAGTCCTCGACAAACTCACCGAAGAAGCGCGCGAGGTGGTCGAGGCCCGCGACACCTTGTCCCACACCGAACTGACCGAGGAGGTGGGCGACCTGCTCTTCGTCATGGCCAACCTTGCCCGTCACCTGAAAGTCGATCCTGAAGCCGCCCTGCGCGCCGCCAGCCAGAAATTCACCCGCCGCTTTGCCCGGATCGAGGATTGGCTGGCCGAAACCGGCAAGACCCCTGCCGACAGCGATCTGGAGGAGATGGACCACCTCTGGAACCGCGCCAAGGCCGAGGAGAAGGCCGCCAAGGGCTGACCAAATGACCGACACCGGACCACCCTGCACCTCCCTCCCCCCTCGTGGGGGAGGGATGGGGTGGGGGGGCACCCCAAAGACTTCGGCAACGGAAGCCCTGTGGCAAATTGCCGACAAAATCGCTCGGCCTCTTGACCAAAGTAAAACACTCGGGTTTAAGCGCCCCATAAACCCGACAAAAGGAGTCAGCCATGCTGCGCCTCTCGACCCTCGCCCTTCTTGCCTGCACGACGCCGCTGCTGGCGCAGGAAATCAATGTCTACTCCCACCGCCAGCCCGAGCTGATCCAGCCCCTCGTCGATGCCTTCACAGCGGAAACCGGCATCGCGGTCAACGTGGCCTTTGTCGACAAGGGCATGGCCGAACGCCTGCAGGCCGAAGGTGACCGCTCCCCCGCCGATCTGGTGCTGACCGTCGACATCGCCCGCCTGATGCAGATCGTGGACGCCGACGTGACCCAACCCGTCCAGTCCGATGTGCTGGAAGCCAACATCCCGGAAGCGCTGCGCGATCCGGCTGACCACTGGTTCGGCCTCACCTCACGCGCCCGCATCGTCTATGCCTCCAAGGACCGCGTGGCCCCGGGCGAAGTGACGACCTACGAAGACCTCGCCTCGGAAAAGTGGCGCGGCCGCATCTGCACCCGTTCGGGCCTGCACGACTATAACGTCGCCCTCCTCGGTGCCGTCATCGTCCATCACGGGGAAGAGGCCGCCACCGCCTGGGCCGAAGGCTTGAAGGCCAACCTCGCCCGCAAACCCGATGGCGGCGACCGCGATCAGGTCAAGGCCATCGCTGCCGGCGAATGTGACATCGCCCTCGGCAACACCTATTACATGGGCCAGATGCTGGCAGACCCAGAACAGGTTCCTGCGGCGGAAAGCGTCAACATCGTCTTCCCGACATTTGAAAATGGCGGCACCCACCTCAACATCTCGGGCGTGGCCATGACCAAATCCGCCCCGAACAAGGAAAACGCGCTGAAATTCATGGAATGGCTGTCCTCGGATGCCGCCCAGAAGATCTATGCCGAAACCAACCACGAATATCCGGTAAAGCCCGGCGTCGAACGCTCGGCCCTCGTGGCCGGCTGGGGTGACTACACGCCCGACCCCACCTCCCTCGCCGACATCGCCGCTGCACGGGCTGCCGCCGTCAAGATCATGGAAACGGTGAACTTCGACGGCTGATCGACGGTTGCTCCCCGTCTGACGACCCGAACCCCGGCCCGCAGGTCGGGGTTCGTGGTTTTCGGGGGGCATCGCCGATTGCAGAACGGCCATTTGGGGCCTGTTTGAACACGGCCCATCATTCAAGCGGACTGATGTGGGCGAGCGCTCCAGCCACCGACCGGACTCCAGAACGCTGCCACCTCAGCCGCGCAAGCTCATCTCACCGCATGAACTCCACCGACAGCACGGTCGGCAGATGCCGCGCGATCTCCTCCCAACTCTCGCCCTCATCCCCGGACAGGAAGACCGACCCCGAATTCGTCCCGAACGCCACCCCGTCGGCCGAGGCCGCCATCCCCTGCCGCAGCACAGTGAAAAAGCAGTCCCGTTCCGGCAGCCCCTTGCCCTTCCCCGCCCAACTCTCGCCGCCATCCGTGGTTTTCCAGACCAGCGCCCTGCCATCCACCGGATAGCGCCCCAGAGAATCCCCATTCAGCGGAAACACCCAGAACGTCCCCGGCTTCGACGGATGCGCCGCAACCGGAAACCCGAAGGTCGACGGCAACCCCTCGGTCACCTCCTCCCACACCGCCCCCGCATCGCGGGACCGGTAGACGCCCTGATGGTTCTGCATGTAAATCAGCCCCTCTGCCGCCCCGAACGCCAGATTGTGGACGCAGCTGAAGATCTCATCCTCGCGCCGGAACTCCTCGCCCTCCCAGACCCGCGCCAGCGCTCCGGCCGGTCCCGCGCGGTTGCCCCTGCGGTTCCGCATCGCCCAGGACTTGCCCCCGTCCCGGCTTTCAAACACCCCGGCGGCCGAGATGCCGACCCACACGCCCCCGCGCCCGTCGCACAGGATCGTGTGCAGCGTCAGCCCCGCCGCCCCCGGCTGCCACTGGTCCGCCCCCGGCTGATCGGTCAGTGCATCCAGCCGCTGCCACGACGCACCGCCATCCAGGCTCTCAAACAGATAGGCCGGCTTTGACCCCGCCAGCACCCGCCCGCCGTCCAGACAGACCGACCACAGCTGCTCCGCCCCCGGAAACGGCCCCTGCGACAAGGCCCAGTCCCCGCCTACCCGCCGCCAGACCCCGGCCCCTTCCCACTTCCCGCCACCAGCCGCCCAGATATCCCCCCCGCGCCCCACTGCGTGGTTGATCGGCCACCCCTCGCAATACGGCCCCGCCACCCGCCCCCCGTCCAGCACGAACAGACCCTTCGTCGTCCCGACCAGTATCTCCATCGCACCCTCCCGTGTTTCCCCCATCCTACCCCGAACCGTCCTCTGGACAAATCCCCCCCGTCCGCGCCACCTTCCGCGCAAAGGAGTCCGCAATGCCCCGCAAGATCATCATCGACACCGACCCCGGCCAGGACGACGCCGTCGCCATCCTCCTCGCCCTCGCCAGCCCTGAGCTTGAGGTGCTCTCCCTCACCGCCGTCGCCGGCAACGTGCCCCTGCACCTGACCGAACGGAACGCCCGCCAGATCGTCGAACTCGCCGGCAAGCACACCCCCGTCCACGCCGGCTGCGCGGCCCCCCTGACCCGCAAACTCGTCACCGCCGAACATGTCCACGGCAAGACCGGCCTTGACGGCATCCCCCTCCCCGACCCGACCCAGCCGCTCCACCCCCAGCACGCCGTCGACCACATCATCGAAACCCTCCGCGCCCATCCGGCCGGAACCATCACCCTCTGCCCCCTAGGGCCCCTCACCAACATCGCCACCGCCTTCGCCCGCGCCCCCGACATCATCCCCCGCGTGGCCGAGATTGTGCTGATGGGCGGCGGCTGTTTTGAAGGCGGCAACATCACCCCCGCGGCCGAGTTCAACATCTACGTTGACCCCGAAGCCGCTGATATCGTGTTCAAATCCGGCGCGCCGCTTGTGGTGATGCCGCTGGACGTCACCCACAAGGCCCTCACCTCCCGCGCCTGGGTGGAGGGGATGCGCAGCCTCGGCACCCCCGTCGGCCAGGCCGTCGCCGCCTGGACTGATTTCTTCGAACGCTTCGACACCGCGAAATACGGCAGTGAGGGCGCCCCCCTGCACGACCCCTGCGTGATCGCCTACCTTCTGGAGCCCGCCCTCTTCCACGGCCGCCACATCAACGTGGAGATCGAGACCGCAAGCCCCCTCACCCTCGGCATGACCGTCGCCGACTGGTGGCGCGTGACAGACCGCACGCCCAACGCGATGTTCATGGGGGGAGTGGACCGCGACGGGTTCTACCGGCTGCTGACGGAGCGGTTGGGGAGGTTGTGAGGGCGGACAAGTAGTTCTAATTCTGACAACCTTTTTTTGATTCTCGACGAATTCCTTGCTGCTCTATCTGTATTGCCTACTTCGCTACTTTTGATCCATCAACGACTTCATCGGGAGATTCCTTAACCTGTACCGCTATTTTGATCTCATCCGGCCTGTTCAAATTTGAATCCAATAAAGTTAATATATCACCCACAGCAAGATAAGTTTGAATGACACACCGATTTGCCTCAGGGCGTGACACTTCAGCATGCGATCCCTTCTGAGCAGCGGCGAACAATGAATCGAGCCGATTGCCAAGATAGCTGAGGTTGGAGCCAACAATCGCTTCATAAATCTTGGAGTTCTGCTTGGATTCACAGAATAAAACGAGCCGGTTAATGTAATTGTCAGGACCAATCTTTATATCATGTCCGTTGCTCTTCACAGTTACTCCCGCCTGTGCCGGGTAAACGGCATCGGCAACAGCCTGCAAAAGTCGGCGGCAACTATGCACAGCGTTTGCCCAATCTTCCTTGTTTTCAGACCTAAGGTTCTCGCTGATGGACTCCAGGCGTTTAAGTTCTTCCGGTATCGTACGGATTATTAGGGCATCTGAGCGCTGGCGATACTCTTCAAAGATATCCTCGGCCGCTGATGAGACATTCAACGTCAGGTGCTTCGAAAGCGCATAGTCATAGATGAACGTTCTTCGAGAAGAAAGAGAGCCGACAGCCTTCGTTAAACTGCTAGAAAGACCGTTCTCCAGTGTTATGTTCCTGAATGGAGCATTAACATATTGATTTGGATTCGCAGAGACAATGTTAACCGCTTGTGGTCGGCTAAACTCCAATCTGGTTCTAAACGTTTCTATCGAGGAAAGTATTTGATCGATCGATGCGGTGCTAGCACGCTCAACAAGAGCTTCCCCTTTTTCTGAATCTTTATCCAAGAATACTCTACCGGCCTTTCGGCATAGATCGAAAGTATCAGCCGGTATGCCATTTGGTGTCGATGGATAACCCGAGGCCTCGTGCATGAATATTTGAGACATTTCAACTTCGCCAGTCAGTCTGGCCAAGCGAACTGCCTTCAAGCACGTTTCGGTAAGGGGACAGCGTGAAAGCTCTATATCCTTAAGTATTTCGTCAGCCAATACTAACGCTTCCGCTGCAACCGTGCTTTTCATATGTGTCACCATTTGAGGACTTCTTTTTTCAGGTCAATGTTACACCTTGAACATTAATTGACCATTCCCTTAACAAGCCCCTAGCACCTACCCCCAACCCCTTGAAATCCTAAATCCGCCCCCCTGTCCCTGCCCGGGACACGGCGAAATCCCTTGCGGCCCCCACCTCGCCCCAGCAAGGGCAGTCTGCGCATTCCCCGCGCACCACCGTCAGCCCTACGCATCACCCCCGCGCATCAATTCGCGCGGGCGAACTCGACGCTGTCGAAGAGGTACGTACCAATGCCAAAGGCGGCAAGGCCAAGGCCGCCGTCCCCTCTGCCGGGCGTATAGGTGTGTGGGACGCTGATGATTTCGGAGTCATTGGCGAAGAACACAAGGCTTGCCCCCCGCCAGGCCAATGCCAGCTCATTCGGCTTGTCGGCAAGGATCGCGTCGGATTGCCCGCTGTGCAGGCGCTCGACCCGGCCGTTCTGCTTTCTGATGACGTGGTACTGCCCCTCGGCGTCGACCAGAAACGCCAGATAGGACCCGGCAACGCCATTGCCAAAGTAGATCCCAGCCCCGCCGCTGCCCCGGTTCCGGGATTCCACGATTGCGGAAATCACTGAACTCTCCGTCGGTTCCAAAGCGCCGGAGTCGGGGTATTTCACCCATGAGACGTCATTGTAGTAGACGCTTTGCGCAACGGTACGGTTTTCGACCACGAATTTCCCGTCGGACACATACTGATCCCAGTCCGTCGCTTCGCTGGCCACCAGATCAAGCTGCCCGCCCAGCATGGCATTCGGATCGCCACTGTCAAACGTCTCAACAAAGGTGCTTGGAACTGCGGGTGTTGCAGCCGTCTCTTGCGCGGTGGCTGCGGTCAAGGAACTGCCAAAAACCAAGCCCAGGACAATTGCATGTCTTACAAGACCTACTCGGCTCACCATCACCAGACTCTCCATTGGCCGCTTCCAAAACCGCGCATCCAACGGATTCGCGCATATGAAGATAAGCGTATCTGCAAGCCCCTTGTCTGGCGAGTCCTGTGTTGGCTTGGTTTGCGGCTTCTGGCTTGCAGGATTGCGATCAACGCGGTGCTTGATCAGGGCGCGTCCCGGCATCCTGCCCAAACCCTAACAAAGCCTTAACGCCGACCTGCAACCCCTTGCAATCCCTACAGCAGCCCCGTGTCCCTGCCCGGGACAGGGCTGGGTCCCTTGGCCAGCCCCTACCCCAGCGGCAGCACCACCGAGAACCGGCTCCCCTCGCCCGGCACGCTGTCTACCCGCAGCCAGCCCCGGTGACGGCTCACGATGTGCTTGACGATGGCCAGCCCCAGCCCCGTCCCCCCCAACTCGCGGGAGCGGTGAGAGTCCACCCGGTAGAACCGCTCCGTCAGCCGCGGCAGGTGGACCGGATCGATCCCCTCGCCCTGATCGGCCACGTCCACCCGCACCGCAGCCCCCCGCACCGTCTCCTCCGGGGTCAGCGTCACCCGCACCACCTGCCCCGCGTTCCCGTATTTCAACGCGTTCTCGATCAGGTTGGTGAAGACCTGCGTCAGCTGGTCCGCATCCCCCGGCACCACCGCCCCGGCCCCGGTCAACACGACCGAAGACCCTTCCCGCTCCGCCACGCCCCGAAGGGAGGAGATCACCCCCTCCAGCACCCCCCGCACCTCCACCCGGTCGCGGGGGCGTACCCTCTCCTCCGCCTCGACCCGCGAGAGCTGCAGAAGGTCGCGGACAAGCCGGTTCATCCGCCCCGCCTCATGCTCCATGATCCCAAGGAACCGGTCCCGCGCGGCCGGGTCGTCACGGGCGGCGTGGCGGAGGGTCTCGATGAACCCGATCAGAGCTGTCAGCGGGGTGCGGAGTTCGTGGCTGACGTTGGCCACAAAATCCCGCCGCATCGCCCCGGCTTGCTCCGCCTCAGAGATGTCGCGGAAGACGCAGAGCACCAGCCCGCCCTCCTGGGCCGAGACGGTGACCTGAAACAGCTGCTCCTGCCCGTCGCGGCGCACGGCCATCCGGGCCTCATGCACCCCGCCACTCCGGGCGGCAGCACCGATGGCTTCGAGGACTGCGGGCGTGCGCACGGCGACGGCGGGGTTCCGCCCGACGATCCCTTCGCCCAGCAGCGTCAGGGCAAGCGCGTTGCAGGCCACCACCCGATCCTCGCCCTGGATCAGCATGGCGGGCATCGGCAGCCCCTGCAGCAATCGATCGGATCCGGTGTCAGCCATGGAATTCCTTGCCTGCCTTGATTTTTCGCGACCGCCATGGCCCGCGCGACCTTGCACTGCCGGAAAATCGCTGTAACTTCCCGGTTGTGAATGTGATCTTGTGCGCAACCGGCCGTTGCCCGGAAGACAGGGCATCGCCTGCGACTTGTTCCCGGAACAGTCGGTTTTCGCGGTGTCCTTCGAGATAAAAGGCCCCTGGAACATTATGGTTAACGCGCTGAGATGTCTGGTGATCGGGATACCAGCCGCAACCTTCGCGCAAGGCAGCATCCGCCCGGAGGAGGCTGCGTCGATTACCTACGATGCTTGGCCTGACTATGGCCCCTTGCCCGAGGGTCTGGAACTGGTGGTAGCCCCCCTGTTCTGCAACGATTTCGATGCGCTGGAGATCATGGAGGGTCTTGGCGCGCGGGGCTATCGGGGGCTCATGCGCGTCGTCACGCCGAAGCTGCCGAACCAGCAAGTCGTTCTGCGGGAGCTGCGTGCGCATGCCGTGCGGCAAGGGATCACGCTGGAGATGATTGAAGAAGATGAGCGTCATCACCCTGCCAGACCTGCAGTTGAATGACGTCACGGTCACAGCGGTCGCAGCCCATCCCGGAACCGCCGCGCGTTGGCCCGGTAGCCTGCCGCCGAGGCAAGCAGGCGGGCCGTCCCGGCAGCATCCAGCATCCGCACCACCTTGCCGGGCGCGCCCATGACAAGCGCGCCGTCGGGGATGTCCTTGCCTTCGGTGATCAGCGCCCCGGCCCCGATCAGGCAGCCCCGGCCGATCCTTGCCCCGTTCAGCACAGTGGCCCCCATGCCGATCAGGCTTCCCTCGCCGATCGTGCAACCGTGCAGCATCGCCTTGTGGCCAATTGTGCAGTTGGCGCCGATCACCAGCGGATAGCCGATGTCGGTGTGCAGGACACAGTTTTCCTGCACGTTTGACCGGGCGCCAACCCGGATCTCTTCATTGTCGCCGCGCAAGGTGGCGCAGAACCAGACCGAGGCTTCCGCCTCCAGCACCACGCGGCCGATCAGGTTGGCGTCCGGGGCTACCCAGGCTGACGGGTCGATCTGCGGGGCGATACCGTCAAGCGTATAGATCATCGGGCCTCAAACTCCTCGTTCAGAGCGCGGACGAAGGCGGAAAGCTGCGGTTGGCGTTCGCGGCGCAGCCGTTCAGCTGTCAGGATCGTCTTCAGACGATCAAAGGTCTGGTCCAGATCCTGGTTCACCAGAACATAGTCATATTCCGCCCAATGGCTGATCTCATCGCGGCTTTTTGCCATGCGCCCGGCGATCACCGCGTCGCTGTCCTGCGCGCGGTTGCGCAAGCGGCGGTCAAGTTCGGCAATCGACGGGGGCAGAATGAAGATCGACACGACATCATCCCGCATCGCCTGCTTGATCTGCTGGCCACCCTGCCAGTCGATGTCAAACACCGTGTCAGTCCCCGCCTCCATCGCCGCCAGAACCGGGCCACGGGGGCTGCCGTATAGATTTCCGAACACTTCGGCATGTTCCAGCATCTCACCCGATTGTACCATGGATTCAAAGGTTTGCCGGTCGCGGAAGTAGTATTCGCGCCCATCCTCTTCACCTGG from Tabrizicola piscis harbors:
- a CDS encoding exo-alpha-sialidase; translated protein: MEILVGTTKGLFVLDGGRVAGPYCEGWPINHAVGRGGDIWAAGGGKWEGAGVWRRVGGDWALSQGPFPGAEQLWSVCLDGGRVLAGSKPAYLFESLDGGASWQRLDALTDQPGADQWQPGAAGLTLHTILCDGRGGVWVGISAAGVFESRDGGKSWAMRNRRGNRAGPAGALARVWEGEEFRREDEIFSCVHNLAFGAAEGLIYMQNHQGVYRSRDAGAVWEEVTEGLPSTFGFPVAAHPSKPGTFWVFPLNGDSLGRYPVDGRALVWKTTDGGESWAGKGKGLPERDCFFTVLRQGMAASADGVAFGTNSGSVFLSGDEGESWEEIARHLPTVLSVEFMR
- a CDS encoding DUF6636 domain-containing protein translates to MRLWGVLLVVMAGPAAADEYLTFQSPTGNIHCGLYQWDGQASVRCDLMNLVPTYTRAPVGCELDWGSAFGLDKRGKGYLACVGDAVADPDNPVLGYGEAVSLGGISCVSAETGMTCSNAEGHGFQIARAKQRLY
- a CDS encoding M20 aminoacylase family protein, yielding MPVLNRIASYAEEMKGWRRHLHMHPELAFDCHETAAFIADRLREIGVDEIHTGIAKTGIVALIKGQGDGPTIGLRADMDALPIEEMTGAPHASTVKGKMHACGHDGHVTMLLGAAKYLAETRNFAGTVALIFQPAEEDGGGGQVMVQEGIMDRFGIGQVYGIHNAPNVAFGHFTTTPGPLMASVDTAFVYITGKGGHGATPHECVDPVVAVVGMVQAIQTIIPRNVYALEEAVISVTQIHTGTASNIIPEEAMFCATIRCFKPDVRALLKKRFHEIVEGHATAYGVTARVDYDWGYPATINHEDETDFAAAVARDVVGPDAVDARANREMGSEDFSYMLEARPGAYLFLGTGPGAGLHHAAYDFNDEAAPVGASFFARLVERAQPVG
- a CDS encoding Fe(3+) ABC transporter substrate-binding protein; the protein is MLRLSTLALLACTTPLLAQEINVYSHRQPELIQPLVDAFTAETGIAVNVAFVDKGMAERLQAEGDRSPADLVLTVDIARLMQIVDADVTQPVQSDVLEANIPEALRDPADHWFGLTSRARIVYASKDRVAPGEVTTYEDLASEKWRGRICTRSGLHDYNVALLGAVIVHHGEEAATAWAEGLKANLARKPDGGDRDQVKAIAAGECDIALGNTYYMGQMLADPEQVPAAESVNIVFPTFENGGTHLNISGVAMTKSAPNKENALKFMEWLSSDAAQKIYAETNHEYPVKPGVERSALVAGWGDYTPDPTSLADIAAARAAAVKIMETVNFDG
- a CDS encoding nucleoside hydrolase, yielding MPRKIIIDTDPGQDDAVAILLALASPELEVLSLTAVAGNVPLHLTERNARQIVELAGKHTPVHAGCAAPLTRKLVTAEHVHGKTGLDGIPLPDPTQPLHPQHAVDHIIETLRAHPAGTITLCPLGPLTNIATAFARAPDIIPRVAEIVLMGGGCFEGGNITPAAEFNIYVDPEAADIVFKSGAPLVVMPLDVTHKALTSRAWVEGMRSLGTPVGQAVAAWTDFFERFDTAKYGSEGAPLHDPCVIAYLLEPALFHGRHINVEIETASPLTLGMTVADWWRVTDRTPNAMFMGGVDRDGFYRLLTERLGRL
- a CDS encoding aminotransferase, translating into MPSVLALNTPSPADLWAMDREHALHPWTQFGTFEREGALVISKGEGCWLWDADGRRYFDSVGGLWCTNIGLGRREMALAMADQAERLAFSNTFVDMTNEPSARLAAKLAELTPGDLNRVHFTTGGSTAVDSAARMVGFYQHAMGRPKKQGIVARDHSYHGSTYLSQSIGKRPGDRVEEFRYKTDGIWHLSVPNPYRRPAKMTEAAFCDWLIAEFEALIAKVGADRIGGFIAEPIQASGGVIVPPEGYLKRMWEVCQRHDILFIADEVVTSFGRLGHWFASWDEFGVQPDIICTAKGLTSGYVPMGAVLFSDRIWDVMAEGGARWFSSGYTYAGHPVASAVALKNIEIMEREDLLGNATKVGAYFEARMKELAAMPLVGDVRGKKLMVCVENVADKETKAVLPDEANESKRISNAAEAMGLMVRPMGHLNVMSPPLVITEAQADFVAEVLERAIRQVTDELVREGFKLG
- the mazG gene encoding nucleoside triphosphate pyrophosphohydrolase, whose product is MTNDNTPLRDDGIDRLLSIMARLRDPATGCPWDIQQTFATIAPYTLEEAYEVADAINRQDWDDLRLELGDLLFQTVYHAQMAAEAGHFTFADVVAAISDKMVARHPHVFGTESRDKTADQQTRDWEAQKARERGAARTLDGIALALPALTRAVKLQNRAARVGFDWPTTGEVLDKLTEEAREVVEARDTLSHTELTEEVGDLLFVMANLARHLKVDPEAALRAASQKFTRRFARIEDWLAETGKTPADSDLEEMDHLWNRAKAEEKAAKG
- a CDS encoding sensor histidine kinase; protein product: MADTGSDRLLQGLPMPAMLIQGEDRVVACNALALTLLGEGIVGRNPAVAVRTPAVLEAIGAAARSGGVHEARMAVRRDGQEQLFQVTVSAQEGGLVLCVFRDISEAEQAGAMRRDFVANVSHELRTPLTALIGFIETLRHAARDDPAARDRFLGIMEHEAGRMNRLVRDLLQLSRVEAEERVRPRDRVEVRGVLEGVISSLRGVAEREGSSVVLTGAGAVVPGDADQLTQVFTNLIENALKYGNAGQVVRVTLTPEETVRGAAVRVDVADQGEGIDPVHLPRLTERFYRVDSHRSRELGGTGLGLAIVKHIVSRHRGWLRVDSVPGEGSRFSVVLPLG